Proteins encoded by one window of Cucurbita pepo subsp. pepo cultivar mu-cu-16 chromosome LG14, ASM280686v2, whole genome shotgun sequence:
- the LOC111809826 gene encoding pentatricopeptide repeat-containing protein At2g13600, with translation MEMAGNGFVRRLTGDLLFLDSSPLSKLLNQCARSKSARDTSRVHACIIKSPFASEVFIQNRLIDVYGKCGCVDVARKVFDRMLERNIFSWNSIICAFTKSGFLDDAVHIFEKMPQVDQCSWNSMISGFEQHDRFDEALKYFVQMHGHGFFMNEYSFGSALSACAALQDLKMGSQIHSLIYRSNYLSDMYMGSALVDMYSKCGRVDCARSVFDGMTVRSRVSWNSLITCYEQNGPVDEALSIFVEMIECGVEPDEVTLASVVSACATVSAIKEGQQIHARVVKCDEFRNDLILGNALLDMYAKCNRINEARIVFDRMPIRSVVSETSMVSGYAKASSVKAARSMFSNMMVKDVITWNALIAGCTQNGENEEALTLFRLLKRESVWPTHYTFGNLLNACANLADLQLGRQAHSHVLKHGFRFRYGDESDIFVGNSLIDMYMKCGSVENGCRVFEHMLERDCVSWNAMIVGYAQNGFGNKVLGIFSEMLESGEKPDHVTMIGVLSACSHAGLLDEGRHYFRSMRARHGLVPLKDHYTCMVDLLGRAGCLEEAKNLIEEMPMQPDAIVWGSLLAACKVHRNIKLGEYVVEKLLEVDPENSGPYVLLSNMYAERGDWGNVVRIRKLMRQRGVVKHPGCSWIEIQGELNVFMVKDKRHARKQEIYMLLRTLLQQMKRAGYVPCVGNDEIDEEQ, from the coding sequence ATGGAAATGGCGGGGAATGGATTTGTTAGACGTCTCACGGGTGACCTTTTATTTCTTGATTCATCGCCTCTTTCCAAGCTCTTGAACCAATGTGCTCGCTCGAAGTCAGCTAGAGACACGAGTCGTGTTCATGCTTGCATAATTAAATCGCCCTTTGCGTCCGAAGTTTTTATCCAAAATAGGCTCATTGATGTATATGGGAAATGTGGATGTGTGGATGTTGCTCGCAAGGTGTTTGATAGAATGCTTGAGAGAAATATTTTCTCTTGGAACTCCATTATTTGTGCATTCACTAAGTCCGGATTTCTTGATGATGCTGTCCACATCTTTGAGAAGATGCCTCAAGTTGACCAATGCTCGTGGAATTCTATGATATCGGGTTTTGAACAACATGATCGCTTTGATGaagctttaaaatattttgttcaaatGCACGGTCATGGATTTTTTATGAATGAATATTCATTCGGTAGTGCTCTCAGTGCTTGTGCAGCTTTACAAGATTTGAAAATGGGTTCCCAAATCCACAGTTTAATATATAGGTCAAATTATTTATCAGATATGTATATGGGCTCTGCTCTAGTAGATATGTACTCTAAATGTGGAAGAGTTGATTGTGCTCGAAGTGTTTTTGATGGAATGACTGTGAGAAGTAGAGTTTCCTGGAATAGCTTGATTACGTGTTATGAACAGAACGGCCCAGTTGATGAGGCTCTTAGTATTTTTGTCGAGATGATCGAATGTGGGGTCGAACCTGACGAAGTAACTCTTGCAAGTGTTGTTAGTGCATGTGCAACTGTCTCGGCAATCAAAGAAGGTCAGCAGATTCATGCTCGAGTTGTGAAATGTGATGAATTTAGAAATGATCTTATTTTAGGCAATGCGTTGCTTGATATGTATGCTAAATGTAATAGGATTAACGAGGCTAGAATAGTTTTCGATCGGATGCCAATTAGGAGTGTGGTGTCTGAAACCTCAATGGTAAGTGGATATGCAAAAGCATCAAGTGTTAAAGCTGCAAGATCTATGTTTTCAAATATGAtggtgaaagatgtaattactTGGAATGCGCTTATTGCTGGATGTACACAAAATGGAGAGAATGAAGAGGCACTTACACTCTTCCGTCTTTTGAAAAGGGAGTCTGTTTGGCCTACACACTACACATTTGGCAATCTCCTCAATGCTTGTGCAAATCTTGCTGATTTGCAGCTTGGCCGACAGGCTCACtctcatgttttaaaacacggATTTCGATTCCGATATGGAGATGAGTCAGATATTTTTGTTGGGAATTCTCTAATAGATATGTATATGAAATGTGGATCAGTTGAGAATGGTTGTAGGGTGTTTGAACATATGTTGGAAAGGGATTGTGTGTCATGGAATGCTATGATAGTTGGATATGCACAAAATGGTTTTGGCAATAAGGTCCTTGGAATTTTCAGTGAAATGTTAGAATCAGGAGAGAAACCAGATCATGTAACAATGATTGGTGTTCTGTCTGCCTGTAGTCATGCCGGGCTGCTCGATGAAGGCCGCCATTACTTTCGATCGATGCGTGCACGACATGGTTTGGTACCGTTAAAGGATCATTATACATGTATGGTTGATTTACTTGGGCGAGCTGGCTGCCTTGAAGAAGCAAAAAATCTAATAGAGGAGATGCCAATGCAGCCTGATGCTATCGTTTGGGGATCATTGCTTGCGGCTTGTAAAGTCCATAGGAACATAAAATTGGGGGAATATGTAGTGGAGAAGCTTTTAGAGGTAGATCCTGAGAATTCTGGGCCATAtgttcttctctctaataTGTATGCTGAACGTGGAGATTGGGGGAATGTTGTGAGAATAAGGAAGCTGATGAGACAGAGAGGAGTGG